A region from the Streptomyces sp. 3214.6 genome encodes:
- a CDS encoding TetR/AcrR family transcriptional regulator, protein MPTTKTPTTKTPAAKTLREGSTRKRAAILSAARDLFLADGFDRTSVDAVAARAEVSKRTVYDYFGDKQTLLRAVVDAVGQSLIATIRHTLDDTLTDLTEAAELEDALVTFSMRIATDMLGSAEYATLQRLVRTESGHLPHRGYNSMADTPDEALAERFAALAAAGLLDVPDPRLAADQFIALTFGVPLDRLGSANAAEDTRVRPLVVEGVRTFLRAYRTTQGT, encoded by the coding sequence ATGCCGACCACGAAGACACCGACCACGAAGACACCGGCCGCGAAGACACTGCGCGAGGGGTCCACGCGGAAGCGGGCCGCCATCCTCTCGGCCGCCCGGGACCTGTTCCTCGCCGACGGCTTCGACCGGACCAGCGTCGACGCGGTCGCCGCCCGGGCCGAGGTGTCCAAGCGGACGGTCTACGACTACTTCGGCGACAAGCAGACGCTGCTGCGAGCAGTCGTCGACGCCGTCGGCCAGTCACTGATCGCCACGATCCGGCACACCCTCGACGACACCCTCACCGACCTCACCGAGGCCGCCGAACTCGAGGACGCCCTGGTCACGTTCTCGATGCGGATCGCGACCGACATGCTCGGCTCGGCGGAGTACGCCACGCTGCAACGACTGGTCCGGACAGAATCCGGCCACCTGCCGCACCGGGGCTACAACTCCATGGCCGACACCCCCGACGAGGCGCTCGCCGAGCGGTTCGCCGCTCTGGCCGCGGCCGGCCTGCTCGACGTCCCCGACCCCCGCCTCGCGGCCGACCAGTTCATCGCACTGACCTTCGGCGTCCCACTGGACAGGCTCGGCTCCGCGAACGCCGCGGAGGACACCCGCGTCCGGCCACTGGTCGTCGAGGGAGTACGAACCTTCCTCCGCGCATACCGAACCACTCAGGGCACATAG